The Punica granatum isolate Tunisia-2019 chromosome 4, ASM765513v2, whole genome shotgun sequence sequence TGTTTATATTCGGCAAGCTGCCATCTGGAAGAGGCTCTAGCCAATTCTTTAAAAGTGTTAATACTCCATGATCTAGGAACTCCTGCTGCAGCTGCTTTCTGTGTCAACAGCAATTACCACGATGAAGAAATAAGAAGCAATAACAGAAGTCCAAACTTAGGAGACATCAGACTGAACATAGAGAAATGGCTTTACTTGGAGAGAACCTCCTGCAGAAGAGGCAACTTCTTTAGTTTATTAATAGCAGGTTTCCCCTGCCTATTTAGCTCAGCATCTTCTTCAGCTGTGACCTCGAGCTCAGCCATTATATTCTCAACAAGCAAAGCAAGTTCTGCAGgacttttctcatttttcttttttttcttgcccATTTTAAAAAGCTCCTTGATTTCGTCATCCTCTTCACCCTCCTCTGCCTAAAATCATTATAAAAGTGCACAAGACATAGGTCGATAAGCATCACAGATAGTTATCATCCGAGCACCGCTGCCAGCAATTGCATCAAAGAGAAACGATGGGAAATTGGCAGAAACCTGAGGATAACTGCTAGGAGAACGGGGTTCATTATCACTTCCATAACGATCCGCGGGATCAACACCACTATCATCTATGAAGTGATCATCATCCACCGTCCTTAAACCGTCCTGATCATCCTGCCGTATCAAAGAGAAATATGAGATTGATCCACCACTCGGAACAGCAACAATTATCAATAGAGCACTACAGCAAAGGAAGTTTCCCAAGTGAACTCAATCAGCCCACATTCTGATGAAACAACTTTAATCCATATACGTTCAATCAATGACTGGTTTCCATATTTCAGATTTCTATCATTAGTGAAGTAAGAGATCAGAGAGCAAGTACTTAAACTAGTAGGCCCAGAGCCATGACCTTTAACTCCCAAACTGAAAGTATAAACCAACACGCAGCCAATTCTGGATGAATTAACTAATTTCAACTCCTTCAAAACAAGCAATCAACAACCACGTGTATAATGAATACCCAAGACAATTCCTTTTGAGGAGATTAAAAGACTAATATCTCTAAGGTACTTGAGGCTTAGATTGCAATAAGAGGTCGGTGCCAACACACTTTTCCAAAGATCAGTTCATATTATCAAGAGgtaaaatttacattttgtAGAGTTAGATTTCGAACACTTGCAGAAACAAATTACCCGGTGGCCAGTATTTCACTATAGCAAACAACCCTTCTAAAAGCTCACCAGCAATCATGAAAAGCTATTCAATCTACCCAAAAAGAGCCACCTTTAGCAAAGGTACTTCTGCAGCTGAAAACAAGTATACTGAACAACTACCTCAGAGTCACCGCCGGCAATGGTGTCCCACATCTCCTTAACCTCGCCATCGCGGTCCCTTGAAACTTTACCCGAGCTGCCCATTCCCCTCTTCAAGAACCCCGATTTGGACCCAGACTTCTTTTCACCCCCACTCTTGTgtctcttctccttctttccAGCCGCCGCTTCCATTGATTTCTTCCTCTTAATCCTTCTCTCCTCCTCTGATCCTTCCCTCGCAAACTGCTCCGCCCCACCAATGCCTCCATAACCCTCGCTCTCGTCCTCAAAGTCGCGGAAGCTTGCACCACCGCCCTCATCAGCCTCCACGTTCTTCTTGATCAGCCTCTTCCTGGGCTTTGATTTGGACGCCGACGGATCAGTGTCGTAGGCCGGAGTCTGCGACCGGTCACGGCCCCTCCAATTGTCCTCTTCCCCGATATCATCCTCAAGATTATCGTCCAGGAAGTGATCGGGCTGAGGTTGGGGCTCCGGCGTCGGCTCCCGATCGGAAGGCATGTCGTCGTAGTCCATCAGCGGCTCGCCATCCTCGTCACGGTACCTACAAcgcacacaaaaaaaaaaaaaagagaggtaaGTGCTTGAGAAATTGTGAGGGCAGAAACCCTAGGTTAAGACCGGACGACGGAGAGAAGAAACCCAACGGATCATCCTCGTAGCCCATGATCGCGACTCGGATGTGATCTCAGTCTCCGCGGAGAGAAACGAGAAGAGGAAGGGGAGAGATCGATTCGGCTGTGTGATGTTCTTCAGCTTCACAAAGGAGCTTCTTCTCTCCCTGTCGATGGAGGAAGTGAGGATATGTATGGATAATAAAAACTACTGCTAAATTATTACAAGTAGCAAAGAAAAGGTTAATTTCGATTTGCCCCCTGAATTTTGGGAGTCTGCCTAAAAGTACCCTCTCATGAAGTTTGATCGATCCCGCAGTGCCCCCTACGATATGCAAAGCCCGCTTTCGTACCGTGACATGTACCGATTGCTCGGATACGCTAGTATCGACAAGTGCAGCAAAGATGCAGTTTCCGAATTCTCCCGAGATTTGGCAACTGCAGCGAGCTAACATATTAATGATGATTAATGCATATTTGATATGCTGCCGATACTTTTGTTTGCatatttcctattttactAAATGTCAAGATTGgatatttcctattttagtaaATCGAGATTAAGTAAAAGGTAATGCTGTGATGCTAGCCACATTCGCTTGCAAAGATTGTCCGAGGTATGTTATTGCCTAATAGTCCTAAACTGAGGAGAAAATAAATAGTATGATACTAAAGATTAATATTGTCATGTATTACacgcattttaatttttgatcgAGACGTATCAGCAATAAGACTTGCttcataatttaaattatgaTAAGCATGAATGAAATTTcctatttaccaaaaaaaaattcacaggcttagatttattatttctataaAAGATTAGATCGAGCATTTTTCTCGATTATCAAATCAAATGAGGATAAatatttaaactttttttatgactcaatttttcaaacttttaCTCAATAGAATAGCATGTGAAatacatttcaaaatattccTATCTTACAACTCAATGGATTGCGCTCTTGATCATGCATCGCATGTCGTTCAATTGCAATGAAGTATCATCTAAGTTAGCAAAGAATTGAATGATGTCGAGGGCATGAAACTCGAgtcaaattcaaaattgatAGTCATGGCTACTCTTACTCCTATAATAGTAAAAAGCACCCCACGGTTGTCacgagaaaaaaatattcaaaatccCAAGATGGATGATATtacttatttaaatatattaactCATCATTAATTTAGGTATCAAATTCAAgtcttataattgaaaaaattctttatgggagagattttatatattaatgagTCGATCAAtttgaatttaaattaatcagtattcatcaaaatatcaaaatttcaaaatttcaaatataaagCAATACCAAATAAAAAACTATAAAAACCTAGAAAGCAAAACTCGACCTCAAGTGCACATCCatcattaaataatatgttgatgataaatgctattttattgattaaattggggaaataaaaaaagaaaaggaaaatcaataTGTGCGTGTACGCATAACTATTCTACTCCCTTTGTCCTCCTCATCGGATGAATGTCTTTTTGGATGACTGTGTTTAGATGTTTAGATACGGGCCTGAACCCGTTAAGCCCCCTAGATAGACTATGCATGCGCTTTGCATGTTTAACTCGCCGAAATTTCAGACTTGACAGTATTCGAATGGATAAGCCCCGTAGATACCCTCCTTCTTAGTTGTCATTGTGATCCATATAGAATTTATCTCGAAAGGAGGTTGAGAATGTTTATAATATCTGGATGGATTTTTGTAATTGTATCTAGGTTCAATTGTCATACTTTATTTACATGTTATCTTCATCCGCAGTAATCTACATGAATATATTGTATTTACCGTCTCTATAATGTACCATCTTAGATATTTTTCTATTGTACTTATTTTTGTGATCAATAGACATTCAGCTTGCGTTTGATTTTCGAGTTGGATAACTCGACtttattttgtataataattataagtattgataaatatattaataagaatatatggtcttatatatagatgaaaaagtaaatgagaaatttattattaaatattgatatgtatatatagatgtgaaagtaaataaaattaattataaaatggttagaaaaagtatgtgaaagaatttattattaaattagaaaaaaaaattaaaaaagtaataattgtgttgttgaattgagagaaaaatgaaattgaattgaatcgaGTAAGATTATGATTAATGAACTAAGCCTATTGATTCTtcgggaaaaaaagaagaagaagaaatttcaattttgacaGTAAAAGATTGATCCTGCCAATGATTATACAGTTAGTAAATAGTGGGTATACTTTTCAAGAAGTACTATATAAATTATCCTTTCATAAGTTGACGtgacacatatatatatatagaaaattctAACATATatcattacaaataaaaagaaaaagataaaagaagaagataaaaatataGAGAGAGACATGACACATCACATCCGTTCTAGAACCCTCCCTTCAATAGCAGTAAAGCTCGTTACATTCGACCAAGCGAATTCTATTTGTTCGACTTAGTCAGCCAATTAAATTTCATCTACTAATCTAATTCATTAGTTTAAATTACGCATTAACTCTTAAATACTGGTTCTAAAAATGCATATCATATGTTACGTGATATTATAAGAAAGTCATTTGCAGCATGAATCTATAGTTCGTAAGTTTCAAGtttctcattaattttttaaatcaactttcctttttcctactaaatatattttgatagtTCATTAGTGCGATAGTCTATAACAATCTATCTATTAAAtgcgaaataaaaaaatctacaAAAATTATTAGTTGGTAGTTCTTTTGAGGTGCAAATAGTAGTGGGAaccataaataaattaagggaaaaaaaaggagtttaACATCAATAATCGAAAATTTGAAgcagaaataataataataaataaataaataataaagggaagaaaaagaagtaaaCGAGGGGGAGTGGATGGGAAATTCATTTACTGTGCAGGTGCAAAATGGGAACGAAAAATCTTTCTGGACAGCGACCCTGTTGTTGTCCCGTCGACCCTCAGAATCGGCTCCGTTAACCCCCAAAATGCTACTCGAAACCGAACCCTAAGTTCCTCTTTTGATCTCTCCCAATTCTTCGATTCTCTCCCCCTCAATCGTTGAAATGCAATCGTCGTCCCCAATTGCCTTGAATTCCTTCAGCTGATTCACCTTCCGTACGAGCTGCTCCCCTGGGTTCCCAACTCGTTGCTCCTCGATCACACTTATACCGGTAAATTTAGACGTAATTTGACCCTCTGAACTTTCGATTTTGTGTCTATTGAGCTGGATTTTCGTGTCCATAGCTAATTATCAGCTCCGGGAGCTGCGGTAATGTCGGGCTTTGTGTTTCGGGATCTTGATTCTTTTACCCCCTCTCCTTATCCATGCATGATTCCATTTTCATTTGCTCTTCGGGTTACCGAGGAAACGGTCGAGTGGAATATgggaaaaaattttaaatgctGAAGATTTTGTTGCTAAAGACTTGCAATTAAGAGAAATCTGAGCTGTATACTGATGAAGCCGATTTCGTTCGGCTGAGTCTGTGAAAGATTAGGTTATGTTAGTCCCTTCTGTGAGCAGAGGGAACAAATTGTGAGTCGGATTGGTTTGCTGAGATgtgatttattattatcttgttgttttttttttttttgcttcagGATGGTCTGAAGAGTTTCTGTAAGATAGGGTATAAAGAAATGGGTAGCAGTGAGGCCGATAAGTCGGCAAAGGAGAAAGAGACAAAGGCAGCAGCTTCAACTACAACACCGGTATGCCTAAGTGCTCCCGTAattgttgatttcttttttaatggcATATTGATTTGGTAGCCACAGAAAAGTTGCTAAACTGGTTTTCATTTTTGTCATTCTTAGGAACAATCCTCCACTACGAGCACAGCCCCAGTTAATCCAGAGTGGCCGGGCTTTCAGGTTTTAAGAACTGGAACTTCCATTTTATGCTCTTTCTTCCTTCACTTCATTTGTCTTTGCAACTTTTCGGAATCTTACAAGCCAATTATCCCTCTCACAGGCATATTCTCCTATCCCTCCTCATGGCTTTCTGGCTTCGAGTCCCCAAGCACCTCCATACATGTGGGGAGTTCAGGTATTCCGGATCATGTGTTAGTTTTCACCCTGAAATTTACTTTTGCTTCTGCTGGACACTTCTCCTGTTGCAGCCGTACTTATATTTCTACCCACTACCTGAAATATTAGCTCACAGCTTCTAGGTTTTTCTGGTTGACAATACTTTTGATTGCATTTTACCCTTACAACTCGTTATCACCTCATGGCAGGCAACTGATGCGTTATAACTGTTGTTTTTGCAGCATATTATGCCACCATATGGTACACCTCCTCATCCCTATGTAGCGATGTATCCTCATGGTGGTATATATGCCCATCCATCTATTCCTCCGGTATATTGTCATCCATGCTACttgcatatttttttctctttgccTGTTGGAGTTATGAGGACGCCAGTAACTATATGCTCTGTCATTCTCCTCAACAGGGATCATATCCTTTCAGTCCCTTTGCCATGCCTTCTCCAAATGGGGTTCCGGAGGTTTCCATCGGTTCCTTGAactatatttttctatattagTTCTAAATTTTTTCCCCCATTTTGTTTCCTTTCTGTTTCTGCTTGATGAGGAACCATATTGAGCTTGCATGTAGGGAAATACACCTGGTACTGCAGAAGGAGACAGTAAGCCATCTAATACGAAAGAAAAATTGCCTATCAAAAGGTCGAAAGGAAGTTTGGGTAGTTTGAATATGATCACGGGGAAGAGTAACGATGCTGGGAAAACCTCAGGAACTTCTGCCAATGGGACTTATTCAAAAAGGTCTGATGAGTTGCTTCTAAATGGAAGATCAAGCATTGCTTGTTGGTTCATCTTCTAATTTGTGTTTCATAATTTGAAAAGCTATTGGATTATTCGCTTTGCCTATGTCCCCATTTGTGGCTTttagagggaaaaaaattcaaatcagGTTATAGTTCTTTGGAGAGTTTAACTTATCAATGGAAAAATGCAATGTTGTTATAGATGTCATTATGGCAAACTCCATATTGTCGTGTAGAACTTTTTTGACGTGGTCATACATCTACTTGCAGTGGAGAAAGTGGGAGTGAAGGTACAAGTGAAGGAAGTGATGAGAATTCTCACAATGTAAGTCACCTTGTTCCATTTTTATCGTACCCATAACTACTTAACTCTCCATTTTCTCTAAGTATAAAATGAATCACAATAAATTGATGAAGAAAATAGGAATGCATTTTATTCCACTTATGCTGCTGCTACATTTATCATATATAGTTACCTAACGCGTGTTTGGGTGCATTGATTTATCATAGTACTTATACATAATCTCATCCTGTGAACATGAGCTTGTGAGGACACATAGCTAATAAGGAATGAATTAAGATCAACCATAAAACCATCTGAGCATTCCACAACATCAAGTCATATGATCTGTATGACCCCTTATAATTGTAATTGATGCACCAATTCCTTCTGTATTGCAGGAATCGCAATTGAAATCAGCAGGTAGACAAGATCCTGTTGAAGGTTTCATAATTTGAGTTTTCCtttcaatatatttaatcATTTGGTTGCTTAGTATATTCAAACTGACTGCCTGCCAACTCTTTAATGCAGAAGCATCGCAGAATGGAAACTCAGCTCATGGCCCTCAGAATGGTGGATCCAGCGCCCCTCATGCAATGGTTAACCCATCAATGCCTTTGGTTCCAATTACAGCTGCTGCTCCCCCAGGAGGTGTTCCTGGTCCCACTACGAATTTAAACATTGGGATGGACTATTGGGGTGCTCCAGCTTCATCTCCTATCCCTGCGCTTCGTGGGAAGGTTCCTTCCGCTCCTGTTGCCGGTGGAATTGTC is a genomic window containing:
- the LOC116205204 gene encoding protein IWS1 homolog 1 isoform X2, with the translated sequence MGYEDDPYRDEDGEPLMDYDDMPSDREPTPEPQPQPDHFLDDNLEDDIGEEDNWRGRDRSQTPAYDTDPSASKSKPRKRLIKKNVEADEGGGASFRDFEDESEGYGGIGGAEQFAREGSEEERRIKRKKSMEAAAGKKEKRHKSGGEKKSGSKSGFLKRGMGSSGKVSRDRDGEVKEMWDTIAGGDSEDDQDGLRTVDDDHFIDDSGVDPADRYGSDNEPRSPSSYPQAEEGEEDDEIKELFKMGKKKKKNEKSPAELALLVENIMAELEVTAEEDAELNRQGKPAINKLKKLPLLQEVLSKKQLQQEFLDHGVLTLLKNWLEPLPDGSLPNINIRAAILRILFDFPIDLEQYDRREQLKKSGLGKVIMFLSKSDEETTANRKLAKDLVDKWSRPIFNKSTRFEDMRNVEDERVPYRRPSVKKPANKGAGMESTDGDDVEMFSQERKSSQSSSRLHASVPEATPLDFVVRPQSKIDPELMRARLKQTNPDQRRSKMNKKLQQLKAPKKKNLQATKLSVEGRGMLKYL
- the LOC116204027 gene encoding bZIP transcription factor 16-like isoform X2, yielding MGSSEADKSAKEKETKAAASTTTPEQSSTTSTAPVNPEWPGFQAYSPIPPHGFLASSPQAPPYMWGVQHIMPPYGTPPHPYVAMYPHGGIYAHPSIPPGSYPFSPFAMPSPNGVPEGNTPGTAEGDSKPSNTKEKLPIKRSKGSLGSLNMITGKSNDAGKTSGTSANGTYSKSGESGSEGTSEGSDENSHNESQLKSAEASQNGNSAHGPQNGGSSAPHAMVNPSMPLVPITAAAPPGGVPGPTTNLNIGMDYWGAPASSPIPALRGKVPSAPVAGGIVTAGSRDNQSQMWLQDERELKRQRRKQSNRESARRSRLRKQAECDELAHRAEALKEENATLRAEVSRIRSEYEQLLQENTSLKERLGEIPGHEDLRSGANERHLGSDPKQSAS
- the LOC116205204 gene encoding protein IWS1 homolog 1 isoform X1, whose translation is MGYEDDPYRDEDGEPLMDYDDMPSDREPTPEPQPQPDHFLDDNLEDDIGEEDNWRGRDRSQTPAYDTDPSASKSKPRKRLIKKNVEADEGGGASFRDFEDESEGYGGIGGAEQFAREGSEEERRIKRKKSMEAAAGKKEKRHKSGGEKKSGSKSGFLKRGMGSSGKVSRDRDGEVKEMWDTIAGGDSEDDQDGLRTVDDDHFIDDSGVDPADRYGSDNEPRSPSSYPQAEEGEEDDEIKELFKMGKKKKKNEKSPAELALLVENIMAELEVTAEEDAELNRQGKPAINKLKKLPLLQEVLSKKQLQQEFLDHGVLTLLKNWLEPLPDGSLPNINIRAAILRILFDFPIDLEQYDRREQLKKSGLGKVIMFLSKSDEETTANRKLAKDLVDKWSRPIFNKSTRFEDMRNVEDERVPYRRPSVKNRPANKGAGMESTDGDDVEMFSQERKSSQSSSRLHASVPEATPLDFVVRPQSKIDPELMRARLKQTNPDQRRSKMNKKLQQLKAPKKKNLQATKLSVEGRGMLKYL
- the LOC116204027 gene encoding bZIP transcription factor 16-like isoform X1, whose translation is MGSSEADKSAKEKETKAAASTTTPEQSSTTSTAPVNPEWPGFQAYSPIPPHGFLASSPQAPPYMWGVQHIMPPYGTPPHPYVAMYPHGGIYAHPSIPPGSYPFSPFAMPSPNGVPEGNTPGTAEGDSKPSNTKEKLPIKRSKGSLGSLNMITGKSNDAGKTSGTSANGTYSKSGESGSEGTSEGSDENSHNESQLKSAGRQDPVEEASQNGNSAHGPQNGGSSAPHAMVNPSMPLVPITAAAPPGGVPGPTTNLNIGMDYWGAPASSPIPALRGKVPSAPVAGGIVTAGSRDNQSQMWLQDERELKRQRRKQSNRESARRSRLRKQAECDELAHRAEALKEENATLRAEVSRIRSEYEQLLQENTSLKERLGEIPGHEDLRSGANERHLGSDPKQSAS